Proteins encoded together in one Phyllostomus discolor isolate MPI-MPIP mPhyDis1 chromosome 6, mPhyDis1.pri.v3, whole genome shotgun sequence window:
- the F2 gene encoding prothrombin: MARARGLWPPGCLAVVALFSLVHSQHVFLAPQQALSLLQRVRRANRGFMEELRKGNLERECLEEQCSREEAFEALESATATDVFWAKYTACESVKTSREKLGECLEGYCAEGLGMNYRGNQSVTRTGIECQLWRSRYPHNPEINITTHPDADLRENFCRNPDGSTTGPWCYTSDPTVRREECSVPICGTEGVTVEQTPRSGGSSVKLPPPAHQCVPERGQHYQGRLAVTMHGSPCLDWASSQAKALSNNQDFSPAVSLVENFCRNPDGDQEGAWCYVSGRPDHFEYCDLDYCEETVEDVTGDGPDEDSNVAVQGRTTVEEFQPFFNEKTFGAGEADCGLRPLFEQKSLEDKTEEELLESYIDGRIVQGWDAEMGLAPWQVMLFRKTPQELLCGASLLSDRWVLTAAHCILYPPWDKNFTKDDLLVRIGKHSRTRYERGMEKISMLEKIHIHPRYNWRDTLDRDIALLKLRKPITFSNYIHPVCLPDKQTAARLLQAGYKGRVTGWGNLKEVWTTTAQAQPSVLQVVNLPIVERAVCKASTRIHITDNMFCAGYKPNEGKRGDACEGDSGGPFVMKSPFNNRWYQMGIVSWGEGCDRDGKYGFYTHVFRLKKWIRKVIEQSGS, from the exons ATGGCGCGCGCCCGAGGGCTGTGGCCACCTGGCTGCCTGGCCGTGGTCGCCCTGTTTAGTCTTGTGCACAGCCAGCATG TGTTCCTGGCCCCTCAGCAAGCACTGTCGCTGCTCCAGCGGGTCCGCCGGGCCAACCGCGGCTTCATGGAGGAGTTGCGCAAGGGCAACCTGGAGCGGGAGTGCCTGGAGGAGCAGTGCAGCCGCGAGGAGGCCTTCGAGGCCCTGGAGTCCGCCACTGCCACA GATGTGTTCTGGGCCAAGTACACAG CCTGTGAGTCGGTGAAGACATCTCGAGAAAAGCTGGGTGAATGTCTGGAAG GTTACTGTGCAGAAGGCCTGGGTATGAACTACCGAGGGAACCAGAGTGTAACCCGGACGGGCATCGAGTGCCAGCTGTGGAGGAGTCGTTACCCACATAACCCTGA aatcaACATCACCACCCACCCTGACGCCGACCTGCGGGAGAATTTCTGCCGCAACCCAGACGGCAGCACCACCGGGCCCTGGTGCTACACGTCAGACCCCACGGTGCGGAGGGAGGAGTGCAGCGTCCCTATCTGCG GCACAGAGGGCGTCACTGTGGAGCAGACCCCACGCTCAGGAGGCTCCTCGGTGAAGCTGCCACCCCCGGCACACCAGTGTGTCCCTGAGCGTGGCCAGCATTACCAGGGTCGCCTGGCAGTGACCATGCACGGGTCCCCATGCCTGGACTGGGCCAGCAGCCAGGCCAAAGCCCTGAGCAACAACCAGGACTTCAGCCCGGCTGTGTCGCTGGTGGAGAACTTCTGTCGCAACCCAGACGGGGACCAGGAGGGCGCCTGGTGCTACGTCAGTGGGAGGCCTGATCACTTCGAGTACTGCGACCTAGACTATTGCG AGGAGACAGTGGAAGATGTGACAGGCGATGGGCCAGATGAGGACTCGAACGTGGCTGTCCAGGGGCGCACCACTGTGGAAGAGTTCCAGCCCTTCTTCAATGAGAAGACCTTCGGCGCAGGGGAGGCAG ACTGTGGGCTGCGGCCGCTGTTCGAGCAGAAATCGCTGGAGGACAAAACAGAGGAGGAGCTTCTGGAGTCCTACATCGACGGGCGCATCGTGCAGGGTTGGGACGCGGAGATGGGCCTGGCGCCCTG GCAGGTGATGCTTTTCCGGAAGACTCCCCAGGAGCTGTTGTGCGGAGCCAGCCTCCTCAGTGACCGCTGGGTCCTCACTGCTGCCCACTGTATCCTGTATCCACCTTGGGACAAGAACTTCACGAAGGATGACCTTCTGGTGCGCATTGGCAAGCATTCCCGCACCAG GTATGAGCGAGGCATGGAAAAGATCTCCATGCTGGAGAAGATCCACATCCACCCCAGGTACAACTGGAGGGACACCCTGGACCGCGACATCGCCCTGCTGAAGCTCAGGAAGCCCATCACCTTCAGCAACTACATCCACCCCGTGTGCCTGCCTGACAAGCAGACGGCAGCCAG GCTGCTCCAGGCTGGATACAAAGGGCGGGTGACCGGCTGGGGCAACCTGAAGGAGGTGTGGACAACCACTGCCCAGGCGCAGCCCAGCGTCCTGCAGGTGGTGAACCTGCCCATCGTGGAGCGTGCAGTCTGCAAGGCCTCCACCCGCATCCACATCACCGACAACATGTTCTGTGCCG GTTACAAGCCCAATGAAGGGAAACGAGGGGATGCTTGTGAAGGTGACAGTGGGGGACCGTTTGTCATGAAG AGCCCCTTTAACAACCGCTGGTATCAAATGGGCATCGTCTCGTGGGGTGAAGGCTGTGACAGGGATGGAAAATACGGCTTCTACACACACGTGTTCCGCTTGAAGAAGTGGATACGGAAGGTCATCGAACAATCTGGAAGTTAG